One Rickettsia canadensis str. McKiel genomic window, TGGCTTAACTTATCTGTTGTGTTTTGTAGTTTTGCTTTACACCTATATTGTATCATAATAATTTCCTGCTAAATGGTTTATGTCATCTTTCTTATTAGATTCTGATACAAATGATGGCATTAATGTAACAGATATTGGTGATAATTGGATTTGCCAATTATGTTTGCGAGTATTCTCAAGCTGATTGTTATCTTGTGTTTGATCTTTGTTATCAATTATTATAATGTACCCCTTGCTATTTTGGTTATAAAAATGTTAGCATAGAGGTTAAATGTTGGGATTTCATAGTTTTAACTTAATCTCTATGCTTGATACTATACTTATGTAACATCACCTAACAGATATCCTAACTATTTTTGGAAGTACAGAGGATCTAAGAGCTTTTTTAACAGATTTTTATACAATTGGGGTAAACAGCTGCATAACTAAGACACTCCTAAATTACACTGTGTTGGTTCAACTCTTGATCCAAAGTAGTATTAATTACAAGACATCATAAATACCTTTGAATACAGCATTGTGTTGGCATTTAAGCCTACTTTTTGATATAATTTTTAGTAGAAATAAAAAGATAAATTAATGATTATATCAATAAAGAATTTATATAAACCATAACCATTCTTGCAATGGGTTGGTGGTAAAAATCGTTGATCAACTAGTTAAATTTATTCCTGCGAATTAAGTAACTACTATGCACCATGCCTTGGTGGTGGAATGGCCTTATGCTTTCACATTAGGGATAAGTTTAAACAATGCTATTTACCTGATATTAATCTAGAGCTAGTTACCAGCTACAACATGATAAAGAAGAATCCTGATGAAATTAGTAAATTACTAGACTCCCATAAAGAACGACATTCTAAAAAGCATTATTACCAGGTTAGAAGTAACAATGATAGTAATGATCCAGTAACCACTACTACAAGATTTATATTTATCTATCTTAATAGATATTCATTTTAAAGGCATTTACCAGGTTCATATCAACGGGAAACCAGCTCAAACTGTCTCTGGCAGGAATTATAGTAAATTTGATATTGCTTCTGTGGATGATGGTAGCTCATCTTGATCAATTTTGTTAAAAATTTCACTAGATCTAGATTTATTAGATATACCTTTATCATCTATATATATTATATATATTTTGTCATCCAAATTTTTTTGGGGTTGACACCAAATTTCTTTGGGCTTTACCCTAAACTTTCTTGGAGCTAAAAAAATCTTTATCATTTCCGTGTGGTATTTTGCTAGCAGCAGCTTGAAAATTTCTAACTAGCTTAATATAAGAAGTATTATAGCATTTAATGCCATATTTATAACTATCGTCGCTCTCCTTTGTACACTTCAATAAAAAGCCACTCTTTTTAACTAGTAAGCATTGTCTTACAGACATACTCCTAGAGACTCTTTAAAGAACTGATATGTTTCTTGGAGTTCAGCGATACTATTGTTTTAATAGATTTACATGTGAAAGAGTATTAGAGATAGAAGCTGCCTTAAGGATTACTTAATATCTACCATTATGAGATGCAAGATAACCCCATTCAGTGGAGATAAGGTTATTTCATGTGGTGGAGCCAGGGGGGATCGAACCCCCGACCTCTTGAATGCCATTCAAACACTCTACCAACTGAGCTATGACCCCAATAACAGATTAATTGCCTTATACCATAATAATCAAATTAAATCTATAATATTTTTTGTAAAATCTAATTTTGACCTTTTAATATGGGACTATTAATAATTGATAATTAAAGAGATTTATAGACAAAAATTAGTAAGATGTTTGCAGCTAAAAAGCATGTAATTAACTTTAAAATTATTTTGTTAATAATCCCGTAGCATTTCTAGAAGAAATTATATTATCTACTATTCCAAATTTTTTTGCTTCTTCCGGTGACATGAAATTATCGCGTTCCATGCTTTTTTCGATATGTTTTACATCTTGTCCGGTATGTTTACTGTATAATTCGTTAAGTAACCTTTTGATTTTTAGGGTTTCTTGAGCATGAATTTCTATATCGGTAGCTTGTCCTTGATAACCTCCTGACGGTTGATGGATCATAATACGGCTGTGAGGTAAACTATAACGCATTCCCTTTTCGCCCCCGCAAAGTAAAAATGAACCCATAGAACAAGCTTGACCTATGCATAGTGTAGCCACTTTAGGCTTTATATATTGCATTGTGTCATAAATAGCAAGACCTGCGGTTACAACGCCTCCAGGGGAATTGATATACATATATATATCTTTTTTAGGATTTTCTGCTTCAAGAAACAGTAATTGTGCAACGATTAAGTTTGCCATATGATCTTCAACAGTACTACATACAAAGATTATACGCTCTTTTAACAATCTTGAATATATATCATAAGCACGTTCACCACGTGATGTTTGTTCAATTACTATCGGTACATACGACATTAATATTTTCTCCTGAAATTGATGAGTTAAATTAAAAGTGTGTCATATCGTGATTTATTCACAGGATTCAAAGAAAGATTAAACAAAACTGGATACTGTGCTCAATCCACAGTATGACAAATTGGACAAAAAAGCTTCTACTTCTTATCTTCTAAAACATTAGCAAGTATATCTCCCATATTGGTAGTATTATCACTGGAACCATATTCTTTGAGAACTGTTTGACGTTCTGCTATTTTATGAGCTTTTACCGATAATAAAATTCTATCGGTTGATTTCTCGATAGAAATAACTTTTGCTTCTATTTCTTCATCTACTTTAAACATTTCAGGTTTCTGCTCATCTTTTTCATCTGATAATTCAGTACTTTTAATAAAACCTGCTACTTCATTGTTTAATAGTACTTCGAGTCCATCATCTTTAATTGCTGTTATCAAACCTTTAACTATTGTGCCTTTCTTATATTTGTCACTGATTTCTTGATATGGATTTTGTGACAATTGTTTTATACCTAAACTTACTTGTTCTTTTTCAATATTAATAGCTAAAACTTTGCATTCTATTTCATCACCTTTCTTATATGATTTTAGCAGGTCCATTCCCTTATTGTCCCAGCTAATATCACCTTCATGAATCATGCCGTCCATATTATTACCAAGTGCAACAAAAATACCGAAATCCGTAATATTTCTAATCGGTGCTTTAATTACAGTACCGACAGGATTATTTTCGGCAAATTTTATTAAAGGATTTTCTTGGCATTGTTTAATACTTAAAGAAACACGATGCTTTTCAGTATCAACCTCTAAAACTACAAATTCTACTTCTTGTCCTATAGTTAGAGTTTTTCTAGGATTTTGATTACATTTTAACCAACTAATTTCACTTGAATGTACAAGCCCTTCAAGTCCGTCTTTTAATTCTATAAATACGCCGTAATCAGCAAAATTTGTAACTTTACCGGTCATTTTTTTACCGACAGGGAATTCTTCTTTAATTACTTCCCATGGATTAGAATCAAGTTGTTTTATACCAAGTGATATCCTTTTGGTTTTTTCATCAAACTTAATAACCATTACTTTAACCTTTTGATTAAATTCTAACACTTCTGAAGGATGGTTAACCCTTCCCCAAGAAATATCGGTTAAATGTAATAAACCGTCAACGCTGCCAAGATCGATAAATGCACCGTAATCAGTAATATTTTTTACGGTTCCTTCTAAAATCATTCCTTCTTTAATTTTAGACAACATCTCGTCTCTAGCTTCAGCACGTGACTCTTCTAATATGGCTCTTCTAGAAACGACTATATTACCAAGCTTTTTATCCATGCTTAAAATTTTAAACGGTTGCTTGATATGCATTATAGAAGTAGGATCTTTAATAGGTCTCACGTCAACTTGGCTTCCCGGTAAAAATGCTACTACACCGGATAAATCTACGGTAAACCCTCCTTTCACGCGACCGAAAATCGTACCATCGACAAACTCGCCCTTAGAACACATAATTTCTAGTTGTCCCCATAATTCTTCTTTAACTGCTTTTTCACGGCTCAATATTGTTTTACCGTTACGTCCCTCAATTTTCTCGATGTAAACTTCCACTACGTCCCCAACTTCAGGTAAAGATAGAAATTCAGACTTAAGTATTCTACCTTCATTCTTTAATCCAACGTCAACAATAACCATATCGTTTTTTATTTCGATTACTTGACCTTTAACTACCGTTTTTTCTTTTATATGACTTGTATCAACGGTTTCAAGCATTTTAGACAAATCTTCTGCAAATTCGTAGTTAATTGCTGCAAGTTGTGGAACAAATCGTTGTTTTAGTTTTATTGACATATTTTTCTCGTAATATTAGCTAAAGTGCTAAACTAATACAAATTTTTAAAAAGGTTAATAAAATGATATTGTAAAATAAATAATGACTATAATATATAATTTATTTGGCAATACCAATAAAATTGAATAAAACAACCTAGCACTTTTTCAAGTTATTTTATTATTTGCATATAATGAGTTATTTCTTCTACGACTTCTATAGCTGAAAGCTTTGAAGTATCGATAATTAAAGCATCTGAAGCTGGTAATAACGGTGCTACTTTTCGTTCTTTATCTCTTTTATCCCGCAAAATGATTTGCTGTAAAATCTCATCGAGTATACATGCTTTTCCTTTTGCTTGCAACTGCTTATATCGTCTTTCAGCCCTGATGTCCGGATTTGCAGTTATAAAAATTTTTAAATCGGCATCAGGTGCAACAACGGTTCCTATATCCCTACCCTCCATAATAATTCTTGGCGTTGTTTTTACTAGATTAATCAGATATTTGTTTAGATTATTTCTAACTTCACTTATTACGGCAATTTGCGATGCTATATCTCCTATATTCTCGTTCTCTAAATCAAGATTATTATCGAGTTTTAATCTTTTAGATAAAGCAATTACTGCATCGATATCAGTGATATCTATTTTTTGACTAATACAGTCAAAAGTAAGCTGCCTATAAACAATACTTGATTGAAAATATTTAAGAGAAAATTTCTTTGCAAGCATTAAACCGATAGTCCCTTTACCTGAAGCAGCAGGACCATCAAGAGAAATAGTAAAATTTTGAGAAATATCAAAGGCTTTAGTTTTTAAATCCATCATAAAATTATAGGCTATCCACACCAATGGCAAATTATATTTGTTAATTTGCTACCACATAAAAATTGTAAAAATTGTGGGTTGATACTAGTCTTTATCCCGATTTCAAAATAATATATTAATATTCAATATTTTAATCGAATAGCGCATTATTGCATAATCCACTATTCACATAAATTCAATTCAATAATAAAATATTATAAGTAAAGCTTGAAATCTAGTACATTATGCAATAAATATAGAATTTAAGGGTGATTAGCTTAGTTGGTTAGAGCATTACGTTGACATCGTAAAGGTCAGAGGTTCAATCCCTCTATCGCCCACCACCTTATCTCCTAGCTTTTTTTAATATACCGATTTTGCCTCCATACTCCTTATGCTCACTATATGCTCATCGCATTTTACTAATGATTGTGCAACACATAATTTTGATTATCAAAAGCAAATAATTTTCTATAATTTTGTTGGCAATTTTATTCCTCCTGAATGGAGTAATCTCTCATATCATAACGGAAAAATATTAAGTAAAACTGCAGACAGCTTCTATCTCTAATAGTCTTTCGCTTGCAAATCTATCATAATAATAGCATTGATGAACTTAAGGAAACTTATCATTTCTTTCAAGAAGAACACTTAGGTGTTTGTCAAGAACGTGTAAGACAATATATATTTGAGTTACAAAAAAGTGGCTTTATTCAAGTTTACAACGCAACAGTTGTTAAATATGGCATTAAATGCCGTAATAATCCTTGTATTAAGCTAGCTCGAAATTTCCAACCTGCTTCTAATAAAATACCATCTAAAAATGAAAAAATTTTGACTCAACCCCAAAAAAGTTTGGACCACTCTCTATATATAGATAATAATAAAAATATATCTAATAAATCTAGATATACTGAATCTACAATTTTGCAAAATGAAAAAGATAAATGCAGTCAAAATGCAGAAAATTAGTTACAACAACAAAAACTTGAAGCAAATTCACAATGTAATAGCATAAAACCAGTACACGATGAACAACAAGGCGATAATATTAGTGCATATCTAGAGCACTGATAGCATACCAGGAGCTACACAAATTAACACTACACTGCAAGTAGTTATTGATAAAATCTCTAAACAATATAATTCTACTTCTACAGAATCAAGCACTAATAATAATGCTGGTTCAAAAGACAAAAATTAATAGATTTTTATCCATTAAGTCGTCAATAAGATGGCAATTTACTCTAGATAAAATCAAATAGAGCATTTAATCTTGATTCTATCAATCAATTGCTCTTAAAGCTTGCAGGAAAATATTCTCATCATCATTTTGGTCATAAGAAAGTCCTGATGGATTATATGGCTAAGGCGTTATTGCAAACAAGCACAACTGAAACGTAAAATAATCGGCGTTTTTGATTCTGATATAGCTTATGAATTACTAAGCTCTTGCTGCTTTATTGGCATAGTTGATAATTAATATAAGATAAAACTGTTAAACATATTAAGCTTTCAGAAAATACACAAGATCAGATACTACAGCAAGTACAAATGATCTATGGCAATAGTATTGGAAAGTTGCACATTATAGCATTTACTGAGCTTGAGGCAAAGCAGAATAATACTGAAGATGAAACGCAAAATTATTTATCACAGCTCAGTAAACAATTTAATCCTGATACAATATGGTACAGGGTGCGGTATTCAGTGTTATAACAAACATATTGATTCTAGTGTATTCAGTAAATTAGTAGTGACAGAAGAAGATATAGATAATAAGAAACTAATCCTTAAATTTCCACATCAGCTTTCTATGATTACTATGTGAGAAATAATTGTATGCAGGATTTAGATAAGGCTTTTAAGGCTCAAGTTTTTACTTTTGAATTGATGAAATTTCAAAATAATTAAAGCTGTTTTATAATTTAGAAAATAATAATAGCTAACTGATTGAGTTATGGTAGATTTCAGTACTTACAGATAGAGGAACAGAATATTGTGGAAAGGTAGAACGTCATGCTTTTGAGTTATATTTGGCTATAGAAAATATTGATCATACTAAAACTAAAGCTCGTTCCCCTCAAACTAATGGAATATGCGAAAGATTACATAGAACTTTGAAAGATGAGTTTTATGATATTGCATTCTGTAAAAAGATTTATAACTCATTAGAGGATTTACAGATTGACTTAGATCAATATTTAAACAAATATAACAATACTAGACCTCATTCTGGAAAGTTCTGTTACGGAAAAACTCCTATGCAAACTTTTAAGGATAGCATCAAAATTGCTAAAGATAAGTCTATTAATTCTTACTTATCTGACAGCTCTTTTGCTGCTTAATCAATCCGTGTCTATCAGATCAAGTATATGGGCTGTTGAAAAGTATTGTTATACCCATATTTTCCATAGTTCATCACTGAATTTTGCTAAATAAACTCATGTTAATATAAAACAAGAGTTTATGTTTTATAATACATTTAAATCATTTTAGAGTTTTTCAACAGTCCGTATAGTGTTTTACACATTATACTTGATTACTAATGATTTAAACTTAGAAGCTTCATGTTTCTACGAACTATACCAAGTTTTAGGAGTAAGATTCTTTCAAATTATCTATGTGAGTACTTTAGTAAAAAGTACATTGATAGTAGAATTTTAGTTGTTGCTAAACAAAATATCAAATTGGCTTAATTAATCCTTGAATTTACCTTTTAGATAATGGTAAAACAAAGATTGATAACAATGTTATGTTGCTGAACAAGCACAGTGGTAGGTATGAAGTACTAGCTTTTGTTTGGTGGGTCATACGGTGGTGGGAAAATCACAGATGATATATATTATATATCGAAAGATATAGTATTACTT contains:
- the clpP gene encoding ATP-dependent Clp endopeptidase proteolytic subunit ClpP produces the protein MSYVPIVIEQTSRGERAYDIYSRLLKERIIFVCSTVEDHMANLIVAQLLFLEAENPKKDIYMYINSPGGVVTAGLAIYDTMQYIKPKVATLCIGQACSMGSFLLCGGEKGMRYSLPHSRIMIHQPSGGYQGQATDIEIHAQETLKIKRLLNELYSKHTGQDVKHIEKSMERDNFMSPEEAKKFGIVDNIISSRNATGLLTK
- a CDS encoding 30S ribosomal protein S1 is translated as MSIKLKQRFVPQLAAINYEFAEDLSKMLETVDTSHIKEKTVVKGQVIEIKNDMVIVDVGLKNEGRILKSEFLSLPEVGDVVEVYIEKIEGRNGKTILSREKAVKEELWGQLEIMCSKGEFVDGTIFGRVKGGFTVDLSGVVAFLPGSQVDVRPIKDPTSIMHIKQPFKILSMDKKLGNIVVSRRAILEESRAEARDEMLSKIKEGMILEGTVKNITDYGAFIDLGSVDGLLHLTDISWGRVNHPSEVLEFNQKVKVMVIKFDEKTKRISLGIKQLDSNPWEVIKEEFPVGKKMTGKVTNFADYGVFIELKDGLEGLVHSSEISWLKCNQNPRKTLTIGQEVEFVVLEVDTEKHRVSLSIKQCQENPLIKFAENNPVGTVIKAPIRNITDFGIFVALGNNMDGMIHEGDISWDNKGMDLLKSYKKGDEIECKVLAINIEKEQVSLGIKQLSQNPYQEISDKYKKGTIVKGLITAIKDDGLEVLLNNEVAGFIKSTELSDEKDEQKPEMFKVDEEIEAKVISIEKSTDRILLSVKAHKIAERQTVLKEYGSSDNTTNMGDILANVLEDKK
- the cmk gene encoding (d)CMP kinase; the protein is MMDLKTKAFDISQNFTISLDGPAASGKGTIGLMLAKKFSLKYFQSSIVYRQLTFDCISQKIDITDIDAVIALSKRLKLDNNLDLENENIGDIASQIAVISEVRNNLNKYLINLVKTTPRIIMEGRDIGTVVAPDADLKIFITANPDIRAERRYKQLQAKGKACILDEILQQIILRDKRDKERKVAPLLPASDALIIDTSKLSAIEVVEEITHYMQIIK